Below is a window of Picosynechococcus sp. PCC 7002 DNA.
CACAATTTCAATGTCTAAATTTGCTTTCTGGGAGTAGCGACCGGAGACATCGTCATAGTATTCTTTGAGGATTTTTGTGCGTACTGTATAACCCAGACTAATCAAGGCATCGCGGAAACCCCGCTGATCTTGGGAATCCTTTAGGCCTGTGTACCAAAAGGCATTAATCAGGCGCACGGTGGGATCGCAAGTAAAATAATCTAAAACACGACGGGGGTCAAAAAACCAATTATTTTTCTGTTGTGCATAAAACATATTATTCCCATCTACAAAAATAGACAGGCGACGCTGATAAAAGTTCATAGCAAAATTGGCCCTAAAATAATAGGGTGATTTTTTTAAATATAGGGTTTTAGTTTGGGTTTAAATAAAGGGAAGAAGTTGTTCCCTCGCAATAAAAATAAAAGAGAAATATAGTGTAGGTTAGCAGATGGACTAGGCCAGGCATTCCTACGGAATAAAGCATAAAAATAAGTCTATCGGCCTATTGTAAAGGCTAAGGGATCTTTTCGGCAATGCTAAAAAATAGAGGCGATCGCCTGTAGAGTAAACAAGATTGAGGCCCGCAAAAGACTATGAATTTTCTCCGGAAAAAGCAATTACAGCAACGCCTGCGCCAGGATCCCTACTACCGCCTCCGTTCCTTCGAAGAAGTCGCCCTCGCTGCGGCCATAGGCATCAAGATCGATGTTAACCAAGCCACTGTCGATGATTGGCTCCGTCTGCCGGGTATTTCCATTCACCAGGGGCGATCGCTCGTGCAGCTCACCAGCCAGGGGGTGCAATTCTATAGCCTCGACGATGTGGCAGCGGCCCTAGGGGTTCCCCGTCAACGTCTCCAGCCCTTGGCCGCGATCCTCAGTTTTGCTTACTATGCCCCAGAGCTAGCCCCAGTACAAATTAACCTAAACCGCGCTGACCTTGGGGCGCTAGTCGATTTTGGCGTCGAAGTTCCCCTGGCCCAACGGATCATTACAGAGCGGCAACGGGGCCAGTATCGTGATTTTGCAGATTTACAGAGTCGGTTGCAGCTTTCTGGGGCACAGATCATGCAGTGGTTGCACTTGTTTCGCTTTTCGTGAATGCAGTCGTCCCATTGATCGCGAAACTTGTTAACGTGGGAAGGAATATTACAACTAACTTTTCGCCGAATCCATGACCCACCAGCGCGATCCCGAAGCCCAGGCTGTTGCCCAGGAATTAAAGCAGCAAATCATGATTTTGGGTTTGTTTCTTGCGAGTTTTTGGGGCCTAGAAATTAGTGATCAGTTTGTTTTTCAAAATCTTTGGCGGGGTGGCCTAGATGTATTCGGCATTCTGCCCCGACAACTGCTGGGACTCAGGGGAATCTTCTTTGCACCCTTTCTCCATGGTGGTTTTCAGCACCTCGTCACCAACTCAATCCCCTTTGCGCTGTTGGGCTGGCTCGTGATGCTAGACCGCATCCGTGACTTTTTTACGGTTACTTTAATAACAATGCTTGTCGGTGGCCTGGGAGTATGGCTCATTGGTGCCCAAAATTCTGTGCATATTGGGGCCAGTATTTTAATTTTTGGGTATTTGGGATTTCTGTTGTTTCGGGGCTACTTTCGGCGAGATATCCCATCCATTGCCGTTTCGCTCTTGGTATTTTTTCTCTATGGTGGGGTGCTTTGGAGTGTTCTACCGACGACCCCAGGGGTGTCTTGGGAGGGGCATTTATTCGGACTTATCGGCGGGGCGATCGCCGCAAAATATCTCAACCCCCGTTCCCTTCGCCGCTAATGGATTGCACCAGTTTGTGCTTGCCCTAGTGCCGTTATTCTGGGTCATTTTCTCCAAGCACCTGTTCCGTAACGGTTGCTGATTCTGTCATGTCCAAGGGCGCATCGGTGTTTTGCCACAGGGCAAAGGCAGAGACGGCCATCAAAACCACCGAGGCGATCGCCAAACTGCCCGCCGCCAAATGGTGCTCCCAAGACCACGCTTGCCAAAATTTCCGGGGGAGGGGAGCCATTTGTACGCCCGGTTGCTCTTCTGGGGCGATCGCCAATGTTCCGCCATCGTTGAGATAAATCAGGCGCAATTGCATCAACCGCAGCAGAGCTTGATCAATATCCTCGCCACTGGCCTTTTCCGCAAGAAATTCTGCGGTCCAGACTTGAAAATACTGTAAATTCAGCTCCTCTGGCTTCGTTTGGTTTTGGTGGAAATGGAGCCAACGGTAGAGGAGAGTTTCGCAGGTAGTAAGGCGTTCTTTGATCATAGGTTTGGACTGATGCACAAATCGAAATTTATTCGGTAACATTCGCTACAAATATTCTAGAAAAAAAAAGCTCCCTTTGGGGAACCTAATTCACGTTTATTGACGTTTTGTGCCGCGAAATGTAATGAATCCGAGACAATACTGCCCTTTAGCCGCCAATTTGCGACATGGTGCGGCCATATTGACCCGTGGTGGTTCCCATATCGCGCATTTTGAAATTAATCTCTGGTTTTTGGTCGAGGAGTGCTTTGACTGCCGCCCGAATTTCCCTAGGGGGAACCCCAGTCCGGAGTAATGTTTTGAGATCCATTTGTGCTGCTTCATTCAATAGGCAAGGCCGCAGCCAACCATCCGCTGAGAGGCGCATCCGGTTACAGCGATCGCAAAAACATTCAGACATCTGGGAAATAAACCCAAGCGTCCCCTTTGCCCCGGGAATCTTAAAAATATCTGCGGGGCCATTGCCCTGAACGAATGCCGTTTCTAAGCCCCATTTTGCCCGGATCCGTTGGCGTAATTCTTCCGAAGGAATCCAGGCCCGTTCATTAAATAATTTGTCGTTGCCGATGGGCATAAACTCAATAAAGCGCACGTGCCAATGGCGATCGCCTGTCAACGCGGCTAAATCTAATACCTCTTGATCATTTACCCCAGGGATCACCACGACATTGAGCTTGAGGGGGTCAAAACCAACCCGATGGGCCGCTTGGATGCCCTCCCAAGTTTGCTGCCAGCGACTCTTGCCCCGATTGCCAATAATTTGATCAAAGGTCTCAGGATTCAAAGAGTCTAGGCTGATATTGAGACGATTCAGACCCGCATTGTAGAGATCCTGAGCCAGATCCGCTAGTAAATAAGCATTTGTGGTCATCGATAAATCCTCTACCCCCGGCAAGTGGGCGATCGCCCGGACGAGGGGGACTAACTGGGGACGTAGGAGAGGCTCTCCCCCCGTGAGGCGAAATTTACGAAATCCCAAGGGAATAAACACCTGTTCGAGGAGCGTGAGAATTTCCCCATTGCTCAACTGCTCTGAGGTCAGCAAATATTGGAGGCTCGCTTCATCTGGGACGCAGTAATGGCAACGAAAATTACATCGATCAATCAAGCTAATGCGGAGATAATCTACCGGATTCATGCTTACTGCTACCACGACAAATAAAGGACAAGCTCCCTTTGAGGATACAGAAGATGACGATCCTCTGTCTGGTTCAGATCAGACTTTAAAAAAATATCGATCTGTGTTATTTTGTTCGGAATATTTATTTGCTCTATAAAATACCGTTTTTAATCTCTCTTCAGCATTCACAATTTTCCCCAATCTCCACAGCAACCCGGCGATCGCTGGTGCTGGGAAATACGAGGCCTTGGATTTTTCCCTGGCTTATTTTATCTGTTAACTTCCACTAGGGATTTTTTGCTGAACGTGACTACGACTCCACTCCAAAAACCGATTGACGCCACCAATACAGGCAATAGTCTTCAACGCCAAATCATCGTTATCTTAGATTTTGGCTCCCAATACTCTGAACTAATTGCCAGAAGAATTCGCGAAACGGAAGTTTACTCTGAGGTCATTTCCTATCGCACCAGCGCCGAACAATTGCGGCAACTTAATCCCAGCGGCATCATCCTCTCCGGTGGCCCCAGTTCTGTCTATGACGACTATGCCCCGGCCTGTGACCCTGAAATTTGGAATCTTGGGATTCCTGTCCTTGGGGTCTGCTACGGGATGCAGCTAATGGTGAAACAACTCGGCGGTACCGTCGAGCGCGCCAAGCACGCAGAGTATGGCAAAGCATCAATCTTTATCGATGATCCCACCGATCTGCTGACCAATGTGGAGGAAGGCTCCACCATGTGGATGAGCCACGGGGACTCCTGTGTGCACCTGCCCGAAGGGTTTGAAATTTTAGCCCATACGGACAATACTCCTTGTGCGGCGATCGCCCACCATGGCCGCCAACTTTACGGGGTGCAGTTCCACCCAGAAGTGGTTCATTCCCAGGACGGTATGGCCCTGATCCGCAACTTTGTTTATCACATTTGTAAATGTGAACCCACCTGGACCACAGAAGCCTTCGTTGAAGAAGCAATTCGTGAGATCCGAGCCCGGGTCGGTGATCAACGGGTACTCCTCGCCCTTTCTGGAGGCGTCGATTCTTCTACCTTGGCCTTTTTGCTCCACCAAGCGATCGGCGATCAACTGACCTGTATGTTCATCGACCAAGGCTTTATGCGGAAAGGGGAACCGGAACGCCTTGTGGAAATCTTTGATGAGCAATTTCACATTCCCGTCGCCTATATCAACGCCCGCGATCGCTTTATCGACAAGCTCAAAGGGGTTACCGATCCCGAAGAAAAGCGCCGCCTCATTGGCCACGAATTTATCGCCGTCTTCGAGGAAGAATCAAAACGCCTTGGCCCCTTTGATTACCTCGCCCAGGGGACTCTATATCCCGATGTAATCGAATCGGCGGATACCAACGTTGACCCCAAAACGGGAGAACGGGTCGCGGTCAAAATCAAGAGTCACCACAACGTCGGCGGTTTACCAGAAGACCTGCGTTTTAAATTGGTTGAACCCCTCCGCAAACTCTTCAAAGATGAAGTGCGTAAGGTAGCAGCCAGCATTGGTTTGCCCGAAGAGATTATTCGCCGTCACCCCTTCCCTGGCCCTGGCCTCGCGATTCGGATCATTGGCGAAGTCACCGCAGAACGGTTAAATATTCTCCGGGATGCAGACTGGGTTGTGCGGGATGAAATCAAAAAGCAAGGGGTTTACAGTGATTTTTGGCAAGCCTTTGCGGTCTTACTACCGATTCGTAGTGTGGGTGTGATGGGCGATAAGCGCACCTATGCTCACCCCGTCGTACTGCGGATGATTACCAGTGAAGATGGGATGACAGCGGATTGGGCTCGTCCCCCCTATGAGCTTTTGGAAACCATTTCTAATCGCATGGTGAATGAGGTGAAAGGGGTTAACCGCGTGGTCTATGACATCACTTCTAAGCCTCCTGGCACCATCGAGTGGGAGTAACTACACCTCCTTAGCTCCCCCCTTCAGGAACACCCATCTAGCTCCCCTCAAGGGGAGAT
It encodes the following:
- the guaA gene encoding glutamine-hydrolyzing GMP synthase, whose amino-acid sequence is MLNVTTTPLQKPIDATNTGNSLQRQIIVILDFGSQYSELIARRIRETEVYSEVISYRTSAEQLRQLNPSGIILSGGPSSVYDDYAPACDPEIWNLGIPVLGVCYGMQLMVKQLGGTVERAKHAEYGKASIFIDDPTDLLTNVEEGSTMWMSHGDSCVHLPEGFEILAHTDNTPCAAIAHHGRQLYGVQFHPEVVHSQDGMALIRNFVYHICKCEPTWTTEAFVEEAIREIRARVGDQRVLLALSGGVDSSTLAFLLHQAIGDQLTCMFIDQGFMRKGEPERLVEIFDEQFHIPVAYINARDRFIDKLKGVTDPEEKRRLIGHEFIAVFEEESKRLGPFDYLAQGTLYPDVIESADTNVDPKTGERVAVKIKSHHNVGGLPEDLRFKLVEPLRKLFKDEVRKVAASIGLPEEIIRRHPFPGPGLAIRIIGEVTAERLNILRDADWVVRDEIKKQGVYSDFWQAFAVLLPIRSVGVMGDKRTYAHPVVLRMITSEDGMTADWARPPYELLETISNRMVNEVKGVNRVVYDITSKPPGTIEWE
- the moaA gene encoding GTP 3',8-cyclase MoaA codes for the protein MNPVDYLRISLIDRCNFRCHYCVPDEASLQYLLTSEQLSNGEILTLLEQVFIPLGFRKFRLTGGEPLLRPQLVPLVRAIAHLPGVEDLSMTTNAYLLADLAQDLYNAGLNRLNISLDSLNPETFDQIIGNRGKSRWQQTWEGIQAAHRVGFDPLKLNVVVIPGVNDQEVLDLAALTGDRHWHVRFIEFMPIGNDKLFNERAWIPSEELRQRIRAKWGLETAFVQGNGPADIFKIPGAKGTLGFISQMSECFCDRCNRMRLSADGWLRPCLLNEAAQMDLKTLLRTGVPPREIRAAVKALLDQKPEINFKMRDMGTTTGQYGRTMSQIGG
- a CDS encoding rhomboid family intramembrane serine protease, which produces MTHQRDPEAQAVAQELKQQIMILGLFLASFWGLEISDQFVFQNLWRGGLDVFGILPRQLLGLRGIFFAPFLHGGFQHLVTNSIPFALLGWLVMLDRIRDFFTVTLITMLVGGLGVWLIGAQNSVHIGASILIFGYLGFLLFRGYFRRDIPSIAVSLLVFFLYGGVLWSVLPTTPGVSWEGHLFGLIGGAIAAKYLNPRSLRR
- a CDS encoding LabA-like NYN domain-containing protein; translation: MNFYQRRLSIFVDGNNMFYAQQKNNWFFDPRRVLDYFTCDPTVRLINAFWYTGLKDSQDQRGFRDALISLGYTVRTKILKEYYDDVSGRYSQKANLDIEIVVDMFNTVDQYDQVILFSGDGDFERAIELLRSKNTHITVVSTEGMIARELRNATDCYIDLNNLRAEIEKTEP